A genomic window from Lepisosteus oculatus isolate fLepOcu1 chromosome 27, fLepOcu1.hap2, whole genome shotgun sequence includes:
- the jtb gene encoding protein JTB isoform X1 translates to MESDCRIPLGGLSQPGLLVTPRTLALCAFLWGLISVRVSGAAVLEEEKTPEMVAFATPCWQVEEFVVAQECAQCNSFQSKTWLACSSTGYVEKINCAKSNKDEYKSCRSAVMEERRFWRFEGTMVSLTVLFALVVVMRQRALDRLASEKVRKQIESI, encoded by the exons ATGGAGAGCGACTGCAGAATCCCCCTGGGTGGTCTCTCCCAGCCCGGGCTGCTCGTCACCCCTCGAACCCTGGCCCTCTGCGCCTTTCTGTGGGGGCTAATATCGGTCAG AGTGTCCGGTGCTGCTGTCCTTGAAGAGGAAAAGACCCCAG aGATGGTGGCGTTTGCCACCCCTTGCTGGCAGGTAGAGGAGTTTGTTGTGGCCCAGGAGTGCGCCCAGTGCAACTCTTTCCAAAGT AAGACGTGGCTGGCCTGCAGCTCCACGGGGTACGTGGAGAAGATCAACTGTGCCAAGTCCAACAAGGACGAGTACAAGAG CTGCCGCTCGGCTGTGATGGAGGAGCGGCGTTTCTGGAGGTTCGAGGGGACCATGGTGAGCCTCACCGTCCTCTTCGCCCTGGTGGTGGTCATGCGCCAGCGGGCTCTGGATCGCCTGGCCTCGGAGAAGGTCCGCAAGCAGATCGAGTCCATCTAG
- the jtb gene encoding protein JTB isoform X2 yields MESDCRIPLGGLSQPGLLVTPRTLALCAFLWGLISVRVSGAAVLEEEKTPEMVAFATPCWQVEEFVVAQECAQCNSFQSTWLACSSTGYVEKINCAKSNKDEYKSCRSAVMEERRFWRFEGTMVSLTVLFALVVVMRQRALDRLASEKVRKQIESI; encoded by the exons ATGGAGAGCGACTGCAGAATCCCCCTGGGTGGTCTCTCCCAGCCCGGGCTGCTCGTCACCCCTCGAACCCTGGCCCTCTGCGCCTTTCTGTGGGGGCTAATATCGGTCAG AGTGTCCGGTGCTGCTGTCCTTGAAGAGGAAAAGACCCCAG aGATGGTGGCGTTTGCCACCCCTTGCTGGCAGGTAGAGGAGTTTGTTGTGGCCCAGGAGTGCGCCCAGTGCAACTCTTTCCAAAGT ACGTGGCTGGCCTGCAGCTCCACGGGGTACGTGGAGAAGATCAACTGTGCCAAGTCCAACAAGGACGAGTACAAGAG CTGCCGCTCGGCTGTGATGGAGGAGCGGCGTTTCTGGAGGTTCGAGGGGACCATGGTGAGCCTCACCGTCCTCTTCGCCCTGGTGGTGGTCATGCGCCAGCGGGCTCTGGATCGCCTGGCCTCGGAGAAGGTCCGCAAGCAGATCGAGTCCATCTAG
- the LOC138225227 gene encoding cocaine- and amphetamine-regulated transcript protein-like, translating to MADVRALLLASCFLMYAHQSVRVSARFPEDVPVRPRDNAGQEKELLGALQHVLEKLQNRRLGTWEKKLSRLPQCDIGDYCSVKKGARFGKLCDCPRGVKCNFFFLKCL from the exons ATGGCAGACGTCCGAGCCCTCCTCCTGGCGAGCTGCTTCTTGATGTACGCGCATCAGTCAGTGCGAGTCAGCGCCAGGTTTCCGGAAGATGTGCCGGTTAGACCCAGGGACAACGCCGGCCAGGAGAAGGAACTG CTCGGCGCTCTCCAGCACGTCCTGGAAAAGCTTCAGAACCGGAGGCTGGGGACCTGGGAGAAGAAACTGAGCCGCCTGCCTCAG TGTGATATCGGGGACTACTGCTCAGTGAAGAAAGGAGCTCGCTTTGGCAAACTCTGCGACTGTCCGAGAGGCGTCAAGTGCAACTTCTTCTTCCTCAAGTGTCTGTGA
- the cart4 gene encoding cocaine- and amphetamine-regulated transcript 4: MDSGSFKVRSALYLGVCLSVLAVAGHAQMPADGALSPREEEEYGPRGYSAEDLAEALEGLLDESQDNRVSVDKKSLIPRCDVGERCAVKHGPRIGKLCDCLRGAACNTFLLRCY, encoded by the exons ATGGACAGCGGCAGCTTTAAGGTGAGGTCGGCGCTGTACCTGGGCGTCTGTCTGTCGGTGCTCGCGGTCGCCGGCCACGCTCAGATGCCTGCCGACGGCGCTCTCTCTCcgcgggaggaggaggagtacggCCCCCGGGGGTACTCCGCTGAAGACCTG GCTGAAGCGCTGGAAGGGTTGCTGGACGAAAGCCAGGACAACAGAGTGTCTGTGGACAAGAAGTCTCTGATCCCGAGG TGTGACGTCGGCGAGCGCTGCGCGGTGAAACACGGGCCCCGCATCGGCAAGCTGTGTGACTGCCTCCGGGGGGCCGCCTGCAACACCTTCTTGCTCCGCTGCTACTGA